The following proteins come from a genomic window of Salvia hispanica cultivar TCC Black 2014 chromosome 4, UniMelb_Shisp_WGS_1.0, whole genome shotgun sequence:
- the LOC125219539 gene encoding uncharacterized protein LOC125219539: MALTNFILTVAGVSAVVLLLRSDVKQSATIFRRNVRQIRSWLEEESASAAKEIEKKAKPKEISEKDIPKKD; the protein is encoded by the exons ATGGCGCTGACTAATTTCATACTTACTGTGGCCGGAGTGAGCGCCGTCGTGCTGCTGCTGCGGAGCGATGTGAAGCAGTCCGCCACCATCTTCCGCCGAAACGTCCGCCAAATCCGCAGCTGGCTCGAGGAGGAATCCGCCTCCGCCGCTAA GGAAATAGAGAAGAAGGCAAAACCCAAGGAAATTTCAGAGAAAGATATCCCCAAGAAAGACTAA
- the LOC125185370 gene encoding uncharacterized protein LOC125185370 isoform X2 produces the protein MSETDEQTRALQELCSMLTDILRSPPPLRLSLIPRLSQPKISPAAFGLLFIGISVALMLFSFVAFVVGITLMPLVITLMFFFYFVEILSNLSRISRAIFWPAPHSYNFVSVWNYSR, from the exons ATGAGTGAAACCGATGAGCAAACAAGAGCTCTACAGGAGCTGTGCTCGATGTTGACCGACATCCTCCGATCACCGCCGCCGCTTCGCCTCTCGTTGATCCCTCGCCTCTCTCAGCCGAAGATCTCCCCGGCTGCTTTCGGGCTGCTCTTCATCGGGATCTCCGTCGCTCTGATGCTCTTCAGCTTCGTGGCTTTCGTGGTCGGCATCACGCTCATGCCGCTCGTCATAACGCtcatgtttttcttttattttgtcgaAATTCTCTCCAATTTGTCCAGAATCAGCCGCGCCATCTTCTGGCCTGCACCTCATTCCTATAATTTTGTCTCAG TGTGGAATTATTCAAGATAA
- the LOC125185370 gene encoding uncharacterized protein LOC125185370 isoform X1, with translation MSETDEQTRALQELCSMLTDILRSPPPLRLSLIPRLSQPKISPAAFGLLFIGISVALMLFSFVAFVVGITLMPLVITLMFFFYFVEILSNLSRISRAIFWPAPHSYNFVSGFQTRTQLPTEIQAINFNSKLWNYSR, from the exons ATGAGTGAAACCGATGAGCAAACAAGAGCTCTACAGGAGCTGTGCTCGATGTTGACCGACATCCTCCGATCACCGCCGCCGCTTCGCCTCTCGTTGATCCCTCGCCTCTCTCAGCCGAAGATCTCCCCGGCTGCTTTCGGGCTGCTCTTCATCGGGATCTCCGTCGCTCTGATGCTCTTCAGCTTCGTGGCTTTCGTGGTCGGCATCACGCTCATGCCGCTCGTCATAACGCtcatgtttttcttttattttgtcgaAATTCTCTCCAATTTGTCCAGAATCAGCCGCGCCATCTTCTGGCCTGCACCTCATTCCTATAATTTTGTCTCAG GTTTTCAAACAAGGACACAATTACCTACAGAAATCCAAGCCATCAACTTTAACTCCAAAT TGTGGAATTATTCAAGATAA
- the LOC125223719 gene encoding uncharacterized protein LOC125223719 isoform X1, protein MSDWGPVFVAVVLFVLLSPGLLIQIPGGNRYVEFGNFKTSGVSILVHALIYFALMCIFLLAIGIHVECNFFYKMSADLAPILIPVILFVLLSPGLLFQLPGGRRGIEFVNMRTSGLSILVHTIIFTAILCIFFLAIGVHIYVG, encoded by the exons ATGTCGGATTGGGGCCCGGTATTCGTGGCGGTGGTGCTGTTCGTGCTGCTTTCACCGGGCCTGCTGATTCAGATACCGGGCGGTAACCGTTACGTGGAGTTTGGTAATTTTAAGACAAGTGGAGTTTCGATTCTTGTTCATGCCCTAATTTACTTTGCTCTTATGTGTATTTTCTTGTTAGCTATTGGAATTCATGT agagtgtaatttttttt ATAAAATGTCGGCAGATTTGGCACCGATCCTTATACCGGTGATATTGTTCGTGCTACTGTCACCTGGGTTATTGTTCCAACTCCCTGGAGGCAGGAGGGGGATAGAGTTCGTCAACATGCGGACGAGCGGCCTCTCCATCTTAGTGCATACCATCATCTTTACCGCTATACTTTGCATCTTCTTTCTCGCCATTGGAGTGCACATATATGTTGGGTAG
- the LOC125223720 gene encoding uncharacterized protein LOC125223720, which produces MIDFAAVMIATALFAFLCPGLVLQLPGKNKPVEFLNMKTSVLAIVLHAVIYGLLLVLFLVMLDIHIYA; this is translated from the coding sequence atgattgattttgCAGCAGTGATGATAGCCACTGCACTATTTGCATTTCTGTGTCCAGGGCTAGTTTTGCAGCTTCCTGGTAAGAACAAGCCAGTTGAATTCCTTAACATGAAAACAAGTGTTCTAGCCATTGTTTTGCATGCTGTGATTTATGGCTTGCTTCTTGTTTTGTTCCTCGTTATGCTCGACATCCATATCTACGCCTAG
- the LOC125223719 gene encoding uncharacterized protein LOC125223719 isoform X2, with protein MSDWGPVFVAVVLFVLLSPGLLIQIPGGNRYVEFGNFKTSGVSILVHALIYFALMCIFLLAIGIHVYMG; from the coding sequence ATGTCGGATTGGGGCCCGGTATTCGTGGCGGTGGTGCTGTTCGTGCTGCTTTCACCGGGCCTGCTGATTCAGATACCGGGCGGTAACCGTTACGTGGAGTTTGGTAATTTTAAGACAAGTGGAGTTTCGATTCTTGTTCATGCCCTAATTTACTTTGCTCTTATGTGTATTTTCTTGTTAGCTATTGGAATTCATGTGTATATGGGCTGA